Sequence from the Seonamhaeicola sp. ML3 genome:
GGGTTCTTTTTGCATTGATAGTTTTAATTAGGGTGGTTCTTGTCAGGTCGAGCGGAGTCGAGACCTTTATTTTTGTAGTGCGAATCATTTTTACACTCCGAGAGTGTGGGTAACAAGTCAAAATCACCCTTAATTAGAGCTTTCTTTTTGGCTTTACTCCATTTCTTTATTTTTTTCTCAAAAACTATGGCCTGATTTGGGTCAAAAAAATCTTGATTCCAAACTAATTTTATTGGTCTTCTTTTGAAGGTATAAGAATTGGGGTCAAATCCAGCTTTATGTTGAACTAAGCGTTTTTCTAAATTTGATGTAATACCTGTATAAAAGGTATTATCGTTACATTTTAGTATATACACGTAATATTTTTTCAATATAATTTTTTGGTTCTCGACTCCGCTCGAACTGACATTCATAGTTATATATGAATAATTTCATCGTCATTTAATATTTCCTCCCCTTGAAATCTTAAGAAGATTTGAGCTACGGCAATCGTATCTTTTTCACAATACTGGATAATTCTGTCAATATTGTTTTCTTTGTAAAACACACCATAAACTTCGCTGCCGTCAATATCATCTTTAGGAGAAGGAATTCCCAGAACATTGGTTAATAGTTTCAAGGATGTATAGGTTTTATAATCACCAAATTTCCATAATTCTAAAGTATCCAAATGTGGCACTTCCCATGGTTTTTTGCCAAAAAGGTTTAGCTTGTAAGGTAACTCAATGTTGTTAATAATCATGCGGCGTGCAATGTATGGAAAGTCGAATTCTTTTCCGTTATGAGCACAAAGTAAATGTTTATTCTGGCTAAAGTGTGTTATCAAGAGATTTTTGAAATCTTTTAAAATAGTTACCTCGTCTCCATAAAAGGAGGTTACCCTGAACTTTCTTAAATCACCTTGCATATTAAAATACCCTACCGAAATACAAACTATTTTACCAAATTCGGCCCAAATGCCAGCACGTTGGTAAAACTCTTCGGCGGTATAATCCTCTTTCCTTTGGTATTTAGATTTACTTTCCCAGAGGGCCTGCTTGTCTTCATCTAAATCAGAGAAATATTGATGTTCTGGAACGGTTTCAATATCTAAGAATAGTATGTTTTCAAGGTTTATTTTAGAAATCATTCACCAAGCATTTTATAGGCTTCAAAAATATAAGTATCAATATCTGAAGTGTAGTGTCCTACTTTAGTATTATCTCCTTTAGAGTGCCCTAAGCGTACAATAATCACATTATCGTTAGGCTCCACAATCACGTATTGCCCTAAATGTCCTCGCATCATAAAGAAGTTTTTGTCTTCAATAGATTTTAGCCACCACCCGTAGCCATAAACATCGCCATCTGGATATACGGGCTTTAATGACTTAGCAACAAAAGCAGAATCTAG
This genomic interval carries:
- a CDS encoding 3'-5' exonuclease, whose amino-acid sequence is MISKINLENILFLDIETVPEHQYFSDLDEDKQALWESKSKYQRKEDYTAEEFYQRAGIWAEFGKIVCISVGYFNMQGDLRKFRVTSFYGDEVTILKDFKNLLITHFSQNKHLLCAHNGKEFDFPYIARRMIINNIELPYKLNLFGKKPWEVPHLDTLELWKFGDYKTYTSLKLLTNVLGIPSPKDDIDGSEVYGVFYKENNIDRIIQYCEKDTIAVAQIFLRFQGEEILNDDEIIHI
- a CDS encoding GIY-YIG nuclease family protein, whose translation is MKKYYVYILKCNDNTFYTGITSNLEKRLVQHKAGFDPNSYTFKRRPIKLVWNQDFFDPNQAIVFEKKIKKWSKAKKKALIKGDFDLLPTLSECKNDSHYKNKGLDSARPDKNHPN